In Octopus bimaculoides isolate UCB-OBI-ISO-001 chromosome 26, ASM119413v2, whole genome shotgun sequence, the DNA window CCGCCGATTGTTGGACTAAATGACTTTGTGCTGCAGCAGTCGGAGGATAAGCATAACGACGCATATCGATCCAAGGAGCATCCAACGTATTTCCACCTGCAGACATTAGATGAGGACAGTCTCAGAAAACGTGACAGAATAAaatgcaattacacacacatatatatacatatacacacagggacATTTGGAAGTGTGGAACAGTGACtatcaaccatttctttttttttttaacctttggaCCCTCTTTGATCCCTATTTTGTTCAGTTGGACCCtcgtagccattcaatgtttgaaaaaaatcccattatatttgcGTAGTTGAATATTATAAGGGATtgcatttagaaaaaaatgttaaaatgttttgagtattgtagaattataagcgaattattgcagataaattttagcaacaaaatcttttatGAAGCCCCAAAGGGTCATGTGGAGACTGGTGGAGAGCCATTGTTGTGGAGTACGATATACATTCAGAGCCATTTAGAAATATATAgtaagatatgtatgtacacatggcaatatttagaaatattacagaataagacacatatatatatatatatatatacacatacatacagggttggccaaaggtcgcctgacagtaaatcaaaatcatttaattccaagattttaaatgaagggtcttgctcaaggagaagTGTCAAAAATGACCATGAGAAAACCAGAATAAATTAAGGTTCATATTCTACTCTGTTTAGCTGGTTCTCCAAGAATATATCTAATTATGAGTGTCAGAAATATCGTGTACTAGAAGATGAGGTAATAGTAATAGGAATTCTAAAAAAATTTTAGCCTCAATATAACCCAAATCCAGCTccttgtactatatatatacaaccgcTTTTCGTTCCCAGCCATCAAAGAAATCAAGAGAGATAATTCAGTTAACAAAACTATGTCAACAGGAAAaaagaattatctcccttctgGAAACCTGGTGACAGAGAAATGGttatgaaaggtttttttttttttttgaaataacgaaaagttaaaaaaaaaaacacgagagATTGGCGAGTGTGCAATGTAAACTCACGTATTTTAGATCCAGGAGTACCAGGAGGTTTCATTTCCATATCTGCTTTGAATTTTTCTCTAATTTCCATTTCACGTAGCTCTCGTTCCCGTAATTCTCGTTCGCGGGCGTCTCGTTCCCTTTTGTCTCGCTCCAACTCAAGTTCAAGTCTAGAATGGgacaaataaaaagagagaaacaaaataaaatgtaaagaaagtaGCCCTTTACAAGGAGTTTCATTAGGACACGTATNNNNNNNNNNNNNNNNNNNNNNNNNNNNNNNNNNNNNNNNNNNNNNNNNNNNNNNNNNNNNNNNNNNNNNNNNNNNNNNNNNNNNNNNNNNNNNNNNNNNNNNNNNNNNNNNNNNNNNNNNNNNNNNNNNNNNNNNNNNNNNNNNNNNNNNNNNNNNNNNNNNNNNNNNNNNNNNNNNNNNNNNNNNNNNNNNNNNNNNNNNNNNNNNNNNNNNNNNNNNNNNNNNNNNNNNNNNNNNNNNNNNNNNNNNNNNNNNNNNNNNNNNNNNNNNNNNNNNNNNNNNNNNNNNNNNNNGCTACAGATTACTCATGAGTAAAAAAAGGGGTTTACTCAGTTTTGTCACTGACTTTTACACAATGTGAAAACAAGCCCCaaacaaattattaaaagaaaaaaagtaaataaaatgtgaaaatattactaACCTTTCTCTAGATCCTGTTGGATACATCGAGGCTAATCTGTAAGGTAACATCGGGTCAACATGTGGAGGTAAAGTTGACAGACCATAGGGACCAGACCGGCCAAAGTCTTGACCTGCAAataaggttgaaaaaaaaaaaaaaaaaggatagttaatttttattccattttcgttcatttagatcagtggttcctaaAGTGGGCAGTATTGCTCCCATGGGGGCAGTAGAAAGTTCCAAGgaggcattgaagaaaagtggggcaataatggggtaaTGATTCatgtagaaacaacaaaataatgggttcattagggtGCTAGGAAAGTTAAGGGGATGGGAGCCCGAAAAACCACTGATTtagataacacacatacacacacacacatttatatatataatgtatgtgtatatcttttatcttttacctgttgaagtcattagactgtagccatgctggagcaacacatTCAAgaattttgttgaacaaatcaatcactacttaagtatcaggcttaaaggaaaacaaaaacaaaatgagtccagggggtcaattcattcaactaaaaatccctcaaggcagtgccccagcatggccacactctaatgactgaaacaagtaaacattaAAGGACAAAGCTAAACATATCGgggaaaaggaaggaaggaaagaaggtatACCTAGTGTGTGTGGCCTGGCGTATTCACTAAGCTGTCTCAGGGCTGGAGTGTCATGACCAGGGTATGGACGAGGTGTCATTCTTTCGCCACCATATGGGCCATGCTGAGATGATAATGTGCTGGTCACTTGAGCTTCCGTCGAGCTGGACTTGATAGGCGTATCAATTCGTTTTGTctgcagaaaaaataaaagacggaAAACAAATTCATCAATACATATGTACAGTGCACacgcctgtgtctgtgtgtgtgtgtgtgtgtgtgtgaaggtatgtggctaAGTGGTTTGGGCTCAGCTTGTGAATTTAATTCCAGGCAGTGTactatgttcttgagcaagacactttatttttcattggatccagtccactcaactggcaaaaatgagttgtacctgtaattcacaaggggaccagccttgtcacattggtGTCATgctgaatgattaattcaaaacaacgtgattaaataagcattacattcggcagagtaatctgaatgcgaaaCGGTTAAGCTGcttctggccatgctggatcatcaCTAGTGTTTAGCAGTTAAAAGAACCAGTGCAAACTAAGAATGTTCAGAATCCAGCCATCAATTGGTGGATTAATAAACCAAGTTCTGAAACAAATGCTGCTTGAAACCGAAATGAGTTTGTATCAGGTTTATTGAGACGAATAACGTGTGGGAAGAAAACCTGATGAATTTAGCCATCATGGTCAAGTGTTTCTAGTTAGgttataaaaggaaataaactattaaatacatgaatatagtgaggaagaagaggaggcatgcatgcatagacacttACAGGCTGAACTTTCTCTTCCTTGATAGTAGCAGATGCTTGTAGgaccttcttttctctttcttcacgttTCTTGGCTAAATCCGAGTGCGGTTGAGGTTTAAAAACTAAATCACAGCGCGAACAAGAATTGATTCCTCTATTCAACAGTTTAATAAATCTGGAAAACAGGAAAACGAAAGAAATGTACGAAAGACTGGGCAGCTGTGTCTAATGCTATATAAACAAGGTtcgaaatgtacagaaaacaaagaaaaaaacccccagaagacagagacaggtgaagcaacaacaaacaaaggTAACCCAGAACCATCTAAGATAGTTAGTAGCatatcataaaaaataaagattcccttcagtcatgaatgaccatgggattacacctagaatgtttccctctgaggtacaagtccgcAAAAGGTTGTTCaaggaagaccagcagtcccatgcataccagcctcccttctccacaccaccagtgttatccaagagaaaggcaaaggggctgatgcAGTTTGGCACtaatgacatcacaactcatttctagagctgagtgaaatggagcaatgtgaaataaagtgtcttgctcaagaacacaacacgcaggctggtccaggaatcaaactcactacctcatgattgtgagcctgacactctaaccactgagccatgtgtcttATATTATGGTTGCGTAACAAAATATCGTTGTCCCTACCACAATTAATCAACAACCTTAAAATAGTGATTAAACCCTGAGGTCAGAAGGCAGTAATTGGTTTAAAAAACTCATCATGTTGGGCACTTTTCAATCATCATCCTTTATCCTCCctttcttttccatgctggtatggaccggacagtttgacaggagttggccaccTGGAGTGCTGCCCAGGCTCAAAGacagctttggcatgatttctacggctggacacccttcttaacgccaaccattctgtaAAGTGTTTCACATTAGGACAGGTACTAGGTGCTTATGTGACACCGGCGTGAGGAGTACTTTTTAAATGGCACTTAGCACCTGTGGGCCTGCAAGACAAGGACCTCTCGGCCGGAAGGAGTAGGAGTTGGGGCCATGGTTGTAGTCTGCTCCGACACAAGAAAGACAGACGCTTTATTTGTTGTGAGgtataaagaaatgaaagcatTGTAACAAGGAAAGTGGGATTAAAATGATGTGGCAGTAGGTTTGGCCTGGACATAAGCAAACATTAAAAGTGATGAGAATTTAAAGCGGCCAGTTCCAGCCTCTTACAacgtcattctaagaataaacagtcacatcaccaatctcaaagctacgagataatgcaggattaattgaaaacaatgtgaataaataagcattagatttgatagagtaatctgattGCTACAGGGTTAAACTAGAAACTCAACAATCATTATACAAACAGCTCTTATAAGAACTTTATCTCTAATAAATATCTTTCTTGGAAAGACCTTCCAATCATAATTTCACTAAACTCTGATTTGTCTAAACTTGAATGTTATCAGGCAGAGTTAAGAAAATCCTGCACCCACTCCCCAGATCCCAGCCAGTTTGAACTTAGAAATCTGAATGcacagaaaaaagcaaaaaagtaaCTGAAAAACTAAAAAGGTTTCCTGCTGTGTCACATGATTCCTATTGAAGATAATGTACGTGTAACTCCCTCAGCAGTGAGGGTCGTGGAGCAACAAGGTGGATGTGAAGTTGGGCATATTGATCATTTGATGTATAATCTTTATTCAGCACAATTACAGGATTGAAGAGCCTCTTCAATCAATGGTCAGTCTAGGGTCAACCAATTCAATTAGTGGATTACAGCCAGCTGATAGCACTAGTGATACATCAACTCACTTTAGCCACTTGAAAAACACTATGGATGTCTCGAATCTCATAGTGTCAGCAATTGAAGCTGGAGACTCACTGAAACCATCAAATGAAAATCTAGATTAGTTTTATAAATCCTATCTCAGGTGGTGCCATTAATCTTCCAGTATTTACAccggtcatatccagcccaaatattttatctgttcttcgttcaaactgaccaaatttGGCCCCTCACACCTAAACTACAATGCCAGTCtaagaaataaataatcacatcactgaaatctcaaaactaacGAGATAacgcataattaattcaaaacaatgtcaataagtGCATAAAATAATCTGAATTTTCAAGGGGTTAAGTTAGAGATTGGCCTGGAGCACAATTTTGgatgaaacatatctaagtttgcCGAAGTTTATCAAACAGAATGACAGCCTTGTGAAAGGGAGTTCTACACCATGTCGTCctcttaacagtatttcttcagctccagcagacaaaataccaaattattgaaaaataggaCACACCAAACAATAGACTGGATGTGAATGGAGCTCCAGCTCTTACGTCTGAATTTACATACAAGAACAGTTAACTATCAAacctattatcattgttattagcTCTCAATGATAACTaatcttaaaataaacatttcagtAACCACTTCAAAGTATCAGAGAGAAAAACTACAACATAAAAACAGGTTAGAGGTGGTGAGGAGACGGAGAGAGGTGAGTGTCACTCTCTTTAATACAtggcgtctatatatatatatatatatatatatatatatacacacttgtgggTGTGTTCATACTTTTATACTGAttggactctgtgtgtgtgtgtatgtgtgtagacaagCCTACAATTGAAAGAAACTTGAAAAAAGGAAGACTAGAGCTCAATCACAACTGGAGGCAAGTGAAAAGCTATCGGCTGGAGGACAGGGGGAAGGGAGGGTAGTCTTTTAACAAAAGCCTCCCTGTTGTGGCGATATGTAATTTGTTTAACTAATTCCCATATAATTAGGTCatgagagagagcaagaaggaGAAGGCCAACTGGTTAATGACAGAGCTTTTAAGAACAAACTCACCTcttcatgagagagagaaagaggaagagagagggggaggagctATTTATAGACACCTATGGAATTTTGGTGCAACAAGAACACTGCCTGAAAGTTATTTGTTGCTGACAGAATTATTCATTGAGGAATAGAGATTTCAGCAATCCTTTGATGGTGTCATTCACCAACACAGTTTTCCCTCATGACGTAGATAAAGAGGGTGAATGACCTTGTCTCTTCATACTGACACTCTGGAGACCAATACCGAAAGAATTCCCAGATCTCTTACAACCAGGAACAAGAgttttatatctctttctttatttgtattttatttattagtgGAATAGGCCAGATGACAACTTATCAAGACAGCATTCTAGTAGTTGGCGGCCTTCTTGTCGGTAATCATTGTTCTCTGAATATGAAACCACTTATATTCTACCAGTCTTCACACCCAACAACCTACACGGCACGTTGTTTTACCAGATGCGAACACTGATCATGTTCACTAGGTGAGGACCTGCTGAAagatacacacaacaggcttccattcagtttccaaatacaaaatatcaatcacaaagcattggtcagttcAAGGCTTTACTAAAAAACACTGGCTGAAGGTGACACATGGTAGAGATGGAACCTGGAACCACTTGGTTACAAAGCAATAAACATGCTAAGCCACTAATTACGTGGTAAGTTCAAATCAGTCCACAGCCAGTGataaggtccctgaataagggccaGGTTTTACTCCATCTCTACagtttagttgttgctgtttagctcccaACCTACCCTGGTTGATCAAACCATCCCTTAATTTTGTATAGACAGGACTATATTAACTAATGAGTGCCCTTTCTTTGTTAATACATTTGGGTGTGAACCGAGAGAAATAGGCTGCAATTTGTAATAAGTCCTAAGTTCTGTTGACTCATTATGGTTTAATTAATAACAGTGATTAGACACAAGGCAGCAAACCAGCAGAGTTATTAGtgctaggaacataaattgtgactacgGTTTGGTGGAAGagtttaattcagaacttatgaaaacaagacatttgtaccacagagccagaattggtttcaggtgggttggtatcaaaagggttaaatgatgatggtttgCCCAGGCCTGGCCTGTGCAGACTGATGAAGGCCCTAGATATAGGCACGTGGCAATTAAGACAATGGTTCTAACAAAAACTGCCCTAACCAAATATGATGCATGGGTGGGAGGGGAGAATGAATGTAAACCAACGAAAtcaaaggaattttaaaagaaactcaacaaaaaaaaaaaaagaaaacccttaACTTACATAGCGTTTTTACTCTTATGGAATTCCTTATTGCAGGGTGTGGCATCTGGTCCAGGACTGATAGGCCTGTGGCACTCATCCTCATTACTATCAGAGTCTTTTTCATAGTGAGAATCTGTGGGGATCTGCTCAGGGGCTAAAGGTTGCGAATGGGCAGACTGAGGAGGCAGCGCCAATGACATATCTTTCGTATCCAAACATTTGGGGTTCAACTCATGAGGCAGGTTTTGAGAATGAGTTTTCGGAGATGGCGGAATCGGTTTCAGCTGATAGTCTTCTGGTTCTTTCTTGATTTCCACGTTGCCAGCAGTCGGATGGGTCTGAGCTAGAGGCGGCACAATGTACTGCTGCAGAGGCAGAGGCNNNNNNNNNNNNNNNNNNNNNNNNNNNNNNNNNNNNNNNNNNNNNNNNNNNNNNNNNNNNNNNNNNNNNNNNNNNNNNNNNNNNNNNNNNNNNNNNNNNNNNNNNNNNNNNNNNNNNNNNNNNNNNNNNNNNNNNNNNNNNNNNNNNNNNNNNNNNNNNNNNNNNNNNNNNNNNNNNNNNNNNNNNNNNNNNNNNNNNNNNNNNNNNNNNNNNNNNNNNNNNNNNNNNNNNNNNNNNNNNNNNNNNNNNNNNNNNNNNNNNNNNNNNNNNNNNNNNNNNNNNNNNNNNNNNNNNNNNNNNNNNNNNNNNNNNNNNNNNNNNNNNNNNNNNNNNNNNNNNNNNNNNNNNNNNNNNNNNNNNNNNNNNNNNNNNNNNNNNNNNNNNNNNNNNNNNNNNNNNNNNNNNNNNNNNNNNNNNNNNNNNNNNNNNNNNNNNNNNNNNNNNNNNNNNNNNNNNNNNNNNNNNNNNNNNNNNNNNNNNNNNNNNNNNNNNNNNNNNNNNNNNNNNNNNNNNNNNNNNNNNNNNNNNNNNNNNNNNNNNNNNNNNNNNNNNNNNNNNNNNNNNNNNNNNNNNNNNNNNNNNNNNNNNNNNNNNNNNNNNNNNNNNNNNNNNNNNNNNNNNNNNNNNNNNNNNNNNNNNNNNNNNNNNNNNNNNNNNNNNNNNNNNNNNNNNNNNNNNNNNNNNNNNNNNNNNNNNNNNNNNNNNNNNNNNNNNNNNNNNNNNNNNNNNNNNNNNNNNNNNNNNNNNNNNNNNNNNNNNNNNNNNNNNNNNNNNNNNNNNNNNNNNNNNNNNNNNNNNNNNNNNNNNNNNNNNNNNNNNNNNNNNNNNNNNNNNNNNNNNNNNNNNNNNNNNNNNNNNNNNNNNNNNNNNNNNNNNNNNNNNNNNNNNNNNNNNNNNNNNNNNNNNNNNNNNNNNNNNNNNNNNNNNNNNNNNNNNNNNNNNNNNNNNNNNNNNNNNNNNNNNNNNNNNNNNNNNNNNNNNNNNNNNNNNNNNNNNNNNNNNNNNNNNNNNNNNNNNNNNNNNNNNNNNNNNNNNNNNNNNNNNNNNNNNNNNNNNNNNNNNNNNNNNNNNNNNNNNNNNNNNNNNNNNNNNNNNNNNNNNNNNNNNNNNNNNNNNNNNNNNNNNNNNNNNNNNNNNNNNNNNNNNNNNNNNNNNNNNNNNNNNNNNNNNNNNNNNNNNNNNNNNNNNNNNNNNNNNNNNNNNNNNNNNNNNNNNNNNNNNNNNNNNNNNNNNNNNNNNNNNNNNNNNNNNNNNNtgctgctgttgttgttgttgtggaggtggcggaggaggtggtggtggtggcggtgacggtgTCTGTTGTGGCAGAGATGAGGGAGGAGGTGCCGCTGTCTGTGGTTGAGGAACTGGGCACTCAGTAGGCACTGATGGGGGACGAGTCTCTCCCCTTGGGGTTGCAGTAGATGAAGGGGAAATGGTTGCAGGTAGCTGAGAAGACAACTGAGGTTTGCACACCAAGTTATCTGCAGGGCTTGGTGTACTTGgtggtgaatttgaactcaaatcatcctggaaagaaaagaagacaacagCAAATTAAGCCATGTACAGGTAAAACACGTTAAGGTGTATACAAGTAAAATATGCTTTAAGATATGTACAGGTAAAATACATGTTAAGGTGAGTACAGGTAAAACACACAATGAAGTAAGTATAAGTAAATTACATATTAAGGTGTGTACAGATAAAACACACATGAAGCCATGTACAGGTAAAATACACATCAAGGTGTGTACAGGTAAAATACACATTAAGCTGtgtacacataaaacatacattaaGCTGTGTACAGGTAAAACACACATTGAGCCATGTACAGGTAAAACAATAAACCGTGTACAGGTAAAATACACATTAAAGTGTGTACAGGTAAAAAACACATTCAGGTGTGTACAGGCAAAACACAGAAACAGGTGAATGAATTAAGGTATGTAAGTGAGAAAGATAAgtttatgaatgaaagaaaggcaGGTGTAAAAGCTGCAAATTCTTACCTGGTTATTTTCAATATCACCTTCATTTCCATTCTCTTCATTTCCAGAGATGCTACTGCTGTCAGAAACCGATTCGGAATCTGAAGGACCCTGTGTCAATAAACAGTGCaaaagataagaagaagaaggcttCCAAatgctggcacaaggccagcagttttttatATTATGCTGACCCCaatagtcaactggtacttattttatgaatccccaaaaggatgaacagtaaagttaacttcagcagaatttgagctcagaagatAAGGACGGACAAAGTGGCGCTGAACATTTTGCcccattaataataaaaataacaataatcctttctactaaaggcacaaggcctgaaattcggggtggggggatagttgattacatcaaaagggctaattttgaaaataatcacgAATTTGGAAGGCTTTAGTATAATAACTTGATCaatattaagctgatgtttagaacaggac includes these proteins:
- the LOC128250897 gene encoding arginine-glutamic acid dipeptide repeats protein-like — encoded protein: MSLALPPQSAHSQPLAPEQIPTDSHYEKDSDSNEDECHRPISPGPDATPCNKEFHKSKNAIFIKLLNRGINSCSRCDLVFKPQPHSDLAKKREEREKKVLQASATIKEEKVQPTKRIDTPIKSSSTEAQVTSTLSSQHGPYGGERMTPRPYPGHDTPALRQLSEYARPHTLGQDFGRSGPYGLSTLPPHVDPMLPYRLASMYPTGSRERLELELERDKRERDARERELRERELREMEIREKFKADMEMKPPGTPGSKIRGNTLDAPWIDMRRYAYPPTAAAQSHLVQQSAGNSSSSNTPHIPGVYPPTSLANDLLARERERLERLGIPTGISHLLGDPAYSTLVERISAERLQAERLALSTDPMVRLQMASLSAASTHA